From Cellulosimicrobium cellulans, the proteins below share one genomic window:
- a CDS encoding discoidin domain-containing protein encodes MTRPPAPPPGRRARRRATAAVALATAGALLLTPAVAQGAPSASSPAAATAGVDAAPAFGAPDATAADYYGALLRHTRWVETVWDSSAGVYQLKDFNFAVVLGNAVLLTHGEYDAELAGIPEETLRAHTLATIRHYAASNRFVDPAGTWGKKLFWDSTFQSYFLAAGTLLWDELDATTQANLTTIATGQSKYTADLDFGKDPLSGSWTADWPTGKHEGDTAQEEVGVYTQALAPGLAWAPDDPDAARWAEQLGDWGRNAAGQPTADQNNPAVVAGKAVSTNTMQTIHDTYLVENHGSFGPHYQSDIWRSGGRNAIHFLLRDEPLPEILTHQPNSAELWESIKLVMSDAGEPFMPMVADREYLYGRDAIPMAFLGQVLRDPDAARAEANLAAALADYQSYAPVYRLAKFSGEPKYEPEARAEIAISYLLHVEAAESPEGSVEPTPQDEFFERLAGVRDFGAGPGLTVQQSADAWAAASSRKGFVKFPWVPGHDSWLFHVSGSTPYLYPSTGATVDERHVTTYTGPRDGFEGTSSVFRVGSGYAGQVTLPTGAAVYASTGAGTEDASLSVRNLDMNGYSGLDGSRTYTTAEGETTATLPVTRPADPADAKAARVDDLTFAPVTARYVRLLGQQGHPQYGYSMFAFHAYGADEGSATDLAAGKVATASSEDVGGGRQAARVTDGNPSTRWAVAVGERTRPDSWIQVDLGEETTVGGVRFAWEASAGARYLVQTSTDGQTWTTATAYGKAPADVNVARLDTVDLTPEGADAPAPVTTRYVRMQGVRGDAAYGYSLYHLRAFSPTGSDVAAGKPATASSANGSNPAGAVTDGSATTRWAVSVADRTKPDSWVQVDLGAPTAVSQVQLGWEVAAGQEYRVQTSLDGQSWHDAASFRYTGDQVLSSDGDWLNVEGEAGFVVRGSDAPVTVSRATDTRHVVRLTDGATGPRLVEMVPGDATATAAQAGARVPTSEDPAVLVSAVDGYVVAFNLTGADVTTTLTVPHDGGAVPVYAGTQTVGADASTLAVTVPAGDAVVLAPRATVAAHGGATPVGVTVAVDDARSFRVSGGGAPVELRHAETGATRTVGATASGTRVTFRDATPFPVADRALSTLTFPASVLPEGMTSPSLAVDGDAATAWVPGPDGRMVTDLGAPREIGTVVAAWERGGAPESVVSVSDDGLTFTDVGTLGAGDVRGTLAVDRTARYVALSTAWADGDPGLTALRVLAPGAADPSSPARVAVTATAEVRCLGGKPYVAVRVVNDDDARLDVEVATPWGSKSFPSVAPGKNAYQSFAVRGDADGEVTVTAAPSDAADERETVATPEHGQPACG; translated from the coding sequence ATGACCCGCCCACCCGCCCCGCCACCAGGACGCCGCGCACGACGCCGCGCCACCGCCGCCGTCGCGCTCGCGACGGCCGGAGCCCTGCTGCTCACCCCCGCGGTCGCCCAGGGAGCGCCGTCAGCCTCCTCCCCTGCGGCCGCCACGGCGGGGGTCGACGCCGCGCCCGCGTTCGGTGCCCCCGACGCGACGGCCGCCGACTACTACGGCGCGCTGCTGCGCCACACCCGCTGGGTCGAGACCGTCTGGGACTCGTCGGCCGGGGTGTACCAGCTCAAGGACTTCAACTTCGCCGTCGTGCTGGGCAACGCCGTGCTCCTGACCCACGGCGAGTACGACGCCGAGCTCGCGGGCATCCCCGAGGAGACGCTCCGCGCGCACACGCTCGCCACGATCCGCCACTACGCCGCGAGCAACCGGTTCGTCGACCCGGCGGGCACCTGGGGCAAGAAGCTGTTCTGGGACTCGACGTTCCAGTCGTACTTCCTCGCGGCGGGGACCCTGCTGTGGGACGAGCTCGACGCGACGACGCAGGCGAACCTCACGACCATCGCGACGGGCCAGTCGAAGTACACGGCCGACCTCGACTTCGGCAAGGACCCGCTGTCGGGCTCCTGGACCGCCGACTGGCCCACGGGCAAGCACGAGGGCGACACCGCGCAGGAGGAGGTCGGCGTCTACACGCAGGCGCTCGCCCCCGGCCTCGCGTGGGCGCCCGACGACCCCGACGCGGCGCGCTGGGCCGAGCAGCTCGGCGACTGGGGTCGCAACGCCGCGGGCCAGCCGACGGCCGACCAGAACAACCCGGCCGTCGTCGCGGGCAAGGCCGTGTCGACGAACACCATGCAGACCATCCACGACACGTACCTCGTGGAGAACCACGGGTCGTTCGGCCCGCACTACCAGTCCGACATCTGGCGGTCCGGCGGGCGCAACGCGATCCACTTCCTGCTCCGCGACGAGCCGCTGCCGGAGATCCTCACGCACCAGCCGAACTCGGCGGAGCTGTGGGAGTCGATCAAGCTCGTCATGTCCGACGCGGGCGAGCCGTTCATGCCGATGGTCGCCGACCGCGAGTACCTCTACGGACGCGACGCGATCCCCATGGCGTTCCTCGGCCAGGTGCTGCGCGACCCCGACGCCGCGCGCGCCGAGGCCAACCTCGCGGCCGCGCTCGCGGACTACCAGTCGTACGCCCCGGTGTACCGGCTCGCGAAGTTCTCGGGCGAGCCCAAGTACGAGCCCGAGGCGCGCGCGGAGATCGCCATCTCCTACCTGCTGCACGTCGAGGCCGCCGAGTCGCCCGAGGGCTCTGTCGAGCCGACGCCGCAGGACGAGTTCTTCGAGCGCCTCGCCGGGGTGCGCGACTTCGGCGCCGGCCCCGGGCTGACGGTCCAGCAGTCCGCGGACGCCTGGGCCGCGGCGTCGAGCCGCAAGGGCTTCGTGAAGTTCCCCTGGGTCCCGGGGCACGACTCGTGGCTCTTCCACGTCTCGGGCTCGACCCCGTACCTCTACCCCAGCACCGGCGCGACCGTCGACGAGCGGCACGTGACGACGTACACCGGGCCGCGCGACGGCTTCGAGGGCACGTCGTCGGTGTTCCGGGTCGGCAGCGGGTACGCGGGCCAGGTCACGCTCCCGACCGGGGCCGCCGTCTACGCGTCGACCGGCGCGGGCACGGAGGACGCGAGCCTGTCCGTCCGCAACCTCGACATGAACGGCTACTCCGGGCTCGACGGGTCGCGCACCTACACGACCGCCGAGGGCGAGACCACCGCGACGCTCCCGGTCACCCGGCCGGCAGACCCCGCGGACGCCAAGGCGGCGCGCGTCGACGACCTCACGTTCGCGCCCGTCACGGCGCGGTACGTGCGGCTCCTCGGGCAGCAGGGCCACCCGCAGTACGGCTACTCGATGTTCGCGTTCCACGCCTACGGCGCGGACGAGGGGTCGGCGACCGACCTCGCGGCCGGCAAGGTCGCGACGGCGTCGAGCGAGGACGTCGGGGGCGGCCGGCAGGCCGCGCGCGTCACGGACGGCAACCCGTCGACCCGCTGGGCCGTCGCGGTCGGCGAGCGCACCCGCCCCGACTCGTGGATCCAGGTGGACCTCGGCGAGGAGACCACCGTCGGCGGCGTGCGGTTCGCGTGGGAGGCGAGCGCGGGCGCGCGCTACCTCGTCCAGACGTCGACCGACGGCCAGACCTGGACCACGGCGACCGCCTACGGCAAGGCCCCGGCGGACGTGAACGTGGCCCGCCTCGACACCGTCGACCTCACGCCCGAGGGCGCGGACGCGCCCGCGCCGGTCACCACGCGCTACGTCCGCATGCAGGGCGTGCGCGGCGACGCGGCCTACGGCTACTCGCTCTACCACCTGCGCGCGTTCTCCCCGACCGGGTCGGACGTCGCGGCGGGCAAGCCCGCCACGGCGTCGAGCGCCAACGGCTCGAACCCGGCCGGTGCCGTCACCGACGGCTCGGCCACGACCCGCTGGGCGGTGTCGGTCGCGGACCGCACGAAGCCCGACTCGTGGGTCCAGGTCGACCTCGGCGCACCCACCGCGGTGAGCCAGGTCCAGCTCGGCTGGGAGGTCGCCGCGGGCCAGGAGTACCGCGTGCAGACGTCGCTCGACGGGCAGTCGTGGCACGACGCCGCGTCGTTCCGGTACACGGGCGACCAGGTGCTGAGCAGCGACGGCGACTGGCTCAACGTCGAGGGCGAGGCCGGGTTCGTCGTGCGCGGCTCCGACGCGCCGGTGACCGTGTCGCGCGCGACCGACACGCGCCACGTCGTCCGGCTCACGGACGGCGCGACCGGTCCCCGGCTCGTCGAGATGGTCCCGGGCGACGCCACGGCGACCGCCGCCCAGGCCGGGGCCCGCGTGCCGACGTCCGAGGACCCCGCGGTGCTCGTGAGCGCCGTCGACGGCTACGTCGTGGCGTTCAACCTCACGGGCGCGGACGTCACGACGACGCTCACCGTCCCGCACGACGGCGGCGCCGTCCCGGTGTACGCCGGCACGCAGACCGTCGGGGCGGACGCCTCGACGCTCGCCGTCACCGTCCCCGCCGGCGACGCGGTCGTCCTCGCGCCCCGCGCGACGGTCGCCGCGCACGGCGGAGCGACCCCGGTCGGGGTCACCGTCGCCGTCGACGACGCCCGCTCGTTCCGCGTGAGCGGCGGCGGGGCGCCGGTCGAGCTGCGTCACGCCGAGACGGGCGCGACCCGCACGGTCGGGGCGACGGCGTCGGGCACGCGCGTCACGTTCCGGGACGCGACGCCGTTCCCGGTCGCGGACCGCGCGCTGAGCACCCTCACGTTCCCCGCGTCGGTGCTGCCCGAGGGCATGACGTCACCGTCGCTCGCCGTGGACGGCGACGCCGCCACGGCGTGGGTCCCCGGACCGGACGGCCGCATGGTCACCGACCTGGGCGCCCCGCGCGAGATCGGCACCGTCGTCGCCGCGTGGGAGCGCGGCGGGGCGCCGGAGTCGGTCGTCTCCGTGAGCGACGACGGCCTGACGTTCACCGACGTCGGCACCCTCGGCGCGGGCGACGTGCGCGGCACGCTCGCCGTCGACCGCACGGCCCGGTACGTCGCGCTGAGCACGGCGTGGGCCGACGGCGACCCGGGGCTCACCGCGCTGCGCGTGCTCGCGCCCGGCGCGGCCGACCCGTCGTCGCCCGCACGCGTGGCGGTCACCGCGACGGCCGAGGTCCGGTGCCTCGGCGGCAAGCCGTACGTCGCGGTGCGGGTCGTGAACGACGACGACGCGCGCCTCGACGTCGAGGTCGCCACGCCGTGGGGCTCGAAGAGCTTCCCGTCCGTGGCTCCCGGGAAGAACGCGTACCAGTCGTTCGCCGTCCGCGGCGACGCCGACGGCGAGGTGACGGTCACGGCCGCGCCGTCGGACGCCGCCGACGAGCGCGAGACCGTCGCGACGCCGGAGCACGGCCAGCCGGCCTGCGGCTGA
- a CDS encoding glycoside hydrolase family 97 catalytic domain-containing protein, translated as MSHDPTPPPPTARRRRGRLLSGAALALALVAPVGAATPALAAPGAPAALAAATAVDQIDGHEVSSPDGSLDLTVGVVDGRLTYDVVRDGTTTVVGASGLGLVLRGPDVDLTSGMTVESVERDEVDETWTPAWGTSSSVRNHANELTVHARHSSGLALDVVVRVFDDGVGFRYVLPRQDALAGGPFVVTAERTEFALPADLTAYFIRAGKDWNADEKHYKAAPVGEVPDAQTPLTLSRGDDLFLAVHEADLTDYASMTLVRGATPGTLVSELIALPDGTKAVLDAREKDVVTPWRTVQVGRAAGDLAESHLVQNLNPPCAVCDVDSDGDGTADTTDWIEAGTYTGVWWELQRRDTTWTAGAKHGATTARIKDYIDLAADAGARYVLAEGWNTNAGGSWTNQDFTTPMPDVDLDEVLRYGAEKGVGFVAHNETRGYVDYYDENLERIFSQYEEWGIHAIKTGYATRFQLGGVNRSHYDQEAVKHYQRVVEAAARHGISVNAHEAIKPTGKDRTWPNMMTGEGVAGMEQQNYMGANGNPPEQATILPFTRWIGGPADYTPGVLDVLWDPAKLNTRVQTTTTTQLALYTTFYSPLQMLADTPENYAKHPEAFEYLRGMPATWDESRVDAQIGDHVTTARRSGDAWYVGVVTDEVDRTLDVPLDMLDDGVTYVAEVWADAQDASWKGDPTAVEVTRSLVTSDDVLSVSLVGAGGQAVRLRPATAEDLAGLAPYERARLDLAGAPEATFDPATGTVRVTAEVANAGTTVAEAHLVLDGETLAGTTARVGGGQTRELSFTLDAADVSYAEHNELAVAGTDGTSGGPARAALLPYPDGAALEALVTAARADGDLDAATAGLLSTRVGALVAAATDADLGAAQRAAQSVRTVLLTRSTEQVGGPALATLDAAVAPWLGERVGLPRVLADLHAAEGAGELTESDAAAVRAPLAAAVRAATRDDDAAVGRALARAAGALATLPAGPAVETLDGLVAAQREELVLEAEAGTLSGGAITTTEHPGYTGTGFVRTLSREGAAFAVDVAGVAPGTTYEVSFRYANGMVVAPLDRQLSLTVDGVSSGPVPFPNLGQDAERWQRWGFSEPVRVTVGEGTTRVGLRYDRGDTGNVNVDHVRLVPDRGVVVGSSGGVVGTTADVRVEVQPRCLAGKAYVALRALNGEDVPVGLTLDLATAFGERTVSEVAPGASGYQSFATRARAVEATTAVVTAHGELGGEPVDARVAVDVPAVDCG; from the coding sequence ATGTCGCACGACCCCACCCCGCCCCCACCCACCGCACGACGACGCCGCGGCAGGCTGCTGTCCGGCGCCGCCCTCGCGCTCGCGCTGGTCGCGCCCGTCGGGGCCGCGACCCCGGCGCTCGCCGCACCCGGCGCACCGGCCGCCCTCGCCGCCGCGACGGCCGTCGACCAGATCGACGGGCACGAGGTCTCGTCGCCCGACGGCAGCCTCGACCTCACGGTCGGCGTCGTCGACGGGCGCCTCACCTACGACGTCGTCCGGGACGGCACGACGACCGTCGTCGGTGCGTCCGGCCTCGGCCTGGTGCTGCGCGGACCCGACGTCGACCTCACGTCCGGGATGACCGTCGAGTCCGTCGAGCGCGACGAGGTCGACGAGACGTGGACCCCCGCGTGGGGCACGAGCTCGTCGGTGCGCAACCACGCGAACGAGCTGACCGTGCACGCGCGCCACTCCTCCGGCCTCGCGCTCGACGTCGTGGTCCGGGTGTTCGACGACGGCGTCGGGTTCCGCTACGTCCTGCCCCGCCAGGACGCGCTCGCGGGCGGACCGTTCGTCGTGACCGCGGAGCGGACCGAGTTCGCGCTGCCGGCGGACCTCACCGCGTACTTCATCCGCGCCGGCAAGGACTGGAACGCGGACGAGAAGCACTACAAGGCGGCCCCGGTCGGGGAGGTCCCCGACGCGCAGACGCCCCTCACGCTCTCCCGCGGCGACGACCTGTTCCTCGCCGTCCACGAGGCCGACCTCACGGACTACGCGAGCATGACGCTCGTCCGCGGGGCGACGCCCGGGACCCTGGTGAGCGAGCTCATCGCGCTCCCGGACGGCACCAAGGCGGTGCTCGACGCGCGCGAGAAGGACGTCGTGACGCCCTGGCGCACGGTGCAGGTGGGACGCGCGGCGGGCGACCTCGCCGAGTCGCACCTGGTCCAGAACCTCAACCCGCCGTGCGCGGTCTGCGACGTCGACTCCGACGGCGACGGCACCGCCGACACGACCGACTGGATCGAGGCGGGGACGTACACCGGCGTGTGGTGGGAGCTCCAGCGCCGCGACACGACGTGGACCGCGGGCGCCAAGCACGGCGCGACGACGGCCCGGATCAAGGACTACATCGACCTCGCGGCGGACGCGGGGGCGCGGTACGTGCTCGCCGAGGGCTGGAACACCAACGCCGGGGGCTCCTGGACCAACCAGGACTTCACGACGCCGATGCCCGACGTCGACCTCGACGAGGTGCTGCGCTACGGCGCCGAGAAGGGCGTCGGGTTCGTCGCGCACAACGAGACCCGCGGCTACGTCGACTACTACGACGAGAACCTCGAGCGGATCTTCTCCCAGTACGAGGAGTGGGGGATCCACGCGATCAAGACGGGCTACGCGACCCGCTTCCAGCTCGGCGGCGTCAACCGCAGCCACTACGACCAGGAGGCCGTCAAGCACTACCAGCGCGTCGTCGAGGCGGCGGCGCGGCACGGCATCTCCGTCAACGCGCACGAGGCGATCAAGCCCACGGGCAAGGACCGCACCTGGCCGAACATGATGACCGGTGAAGGCGTCGCGGGCATGGAGCAGCAGAACTACATGGGCGCGAACGGCAACCCGCCGGAGCAGGCGACCATCCTGCCGTTCACGCGCTGGATCGGCGGCCCGGCCGACTACACGCCGGGCGTGCTCGACGTGCTGTGGGACCCGGCGAAGCTCAACACGCGGGTGCAGACGACCACCACCACCCAGCTCGCGCTCTACACGACCTTCTACAGCCCGCTCCAGATGCTCGCGGACACGCCCGAGAACTACGCGAAGCACCCCGAGGCGTTCGAGTACCTGCGCGGGATGCCGGCGACGTGGGACGAGTCGCGCGTGGACGCGCAGATCGGCGACCACGTGACGACCGCCCGCCGCAGCGGCGACGCCTGGTACGTGGGCGTCGTGACCGACGAGGTCGACCGCACGCTCGACGTCCCGCTGGACATGCTCGACGACGGCGTCACGTACGTCGCGGAGGTCTGGGCCGACGCCCAGGACGCGAGCTGGAAGGGCGACCCCACCGCGGTCGAGGTCACGCGGTCCCTCGTGACCTCGGACGACGTCCTCAGCGTGTCGCTCGTCGGGGCGGGCGGGCAGGCGGTCCGGCTCCGGCCCGCCACCGCGGAGGACCTCGCCGGGCTCGCGCCGTACGAGCGCGCCCGCCTCGACCTCGCCGGCGCGCCGGAGGCCACGTTCGACCCGGCCACCGGCACCGTGCGCGTCACGGCCGAGGTCGCCAACGCCGGCACCACGGTCGCCGAGGCGCATCTCGTCCTCGACGGCGAGACCCTCGCGGGCACGACCGCGCGGGTCGGCGGCGGCCAGACCCGAGAGCTCTCGTTCACGCTCGACGCGGCCGACGTGTCCTACGCGGAGCACAACGAGCTCGCGGTCGCCGGGACGGACGGCACGTCGGGCGGGCCCGCCCGGGCGGCGCTCCTGCCGTACCCGGACGGCGCCGCCCTGGAGGCCCTGGTGACCGCCGCTCGCGCGGACGGCGACCTCGACGCCGCGACGGCGGGGCTGCTCTCGACGCGCGTCGGTGCGCTCGTCGCGGCAGCGACCGACGCGGACCTGGGTGCCGCCCAGCGCGCCGCGCAGAGCGTGCGGACGGTCCTGCTCACGCGCTCGACCGAGCAGGTCGGGGGCCCCGCGCTCGCGACGCTCGACGCCGCGGTCGCACCGTGGCTCGGCGAGCGGGTCGGGCTGCCGCGCGTGCTCGCCGACCTGCACGCGGCCGAGGGGGCGGGAGAGCTCACGGAGAGCGACGCCGCCGCCGTCCGCGCACCGCTGGCCGCCGCGGTCCGCGCCGCGACGCGCGACGACGACGCGGCCGTGGGCAGGGCCCTCGCCCGGGCTGCCGGTGCGCTCGCCACCCTGCCTGCCGGGCCAGCCGTCGAGACCTTGGACGGGCTCGTCGCGGCCCAGCGCGAGGAGCTCGTGCTCGAGGCCGAGGCCGGGACGCTGAGCGGGGGCGCGATCACGACGACCGAGCACCCCGGCTACACGGGCACGGGCTTCGTGCGCACCCTCTCCCGCGAGGGTGCGGCCTTCGCCGTGGACGTCGCGGGCGTCGCGCCGGGGACCACCTACGAGGTGAGCTTCCGCTACGCCAACGGCATGGTCGTCGCCCCGCTCGACCGCCAGCTCTCGCTCACGGTCGACGGCGTCTCCTCCGGGCCGGTCCCGTTCCCGAACCTGGGCCAGGACGCCGAGCGGTGGCAGCGCTGGGGCTTCTCGGAGCCGGTCCGCGTGACCGTGGGCGAGGGCACGACGCGCGTCGGCCTGCGCTACGACCGCGGCGACACCGGCAACGTGAACGTCGACCACGTGCGGCTCGTGCCCGACCGCGGGGTCGTCGTCGGGTCGTCCGGCGGCGTCGTCGGCACCACCGCCGACGTGCGCGTGGAGGTGCAGCCGCGGTGCCTGGCCGGCAAGGCGTACGTCGCCCTGCGCGCGCTCAACGGCGAGGACGTCCCGGTCGGGCTCACGCTCGACCTGGCGACCGCGTTCGGCGAGCGCACGGTCTCCGAGGTCGCGCCGGGCGCGTCCGGCTACCAGTCGTTCGCGACGCGGGCGCGGGCCGTCGAGGCGACGACCGCGGTCGTCACCGCGCACGGCGAGCTGGGCGGAGAGCCCGTGGACGCCCGGGTCGCGGTCGACGTGCCCGCCGTCGACTGCGGCTGA
- a CDS encoding carbohydrate ABC transporter permease, which translates to MTDVVATSAPAPDTAGRPIDLHRTVPKNRFSVGRTLKYAALIFFVIIVLIPVYVLLVTSFKGTGDASPARAWSLPQVWTLENWQTAWTALSPAILRTLQMVVPSAIIAAFLGSLNGFVLSRWSFKGSNLVFTLILFGMFIPYQAVMIPLNQLVLDLGIPSGVPSLILLHVVYGIPITTLIFRNYYMTVPHELIEAARVDGAGMFRTYWSIILPISIPSFVVVLIWQFTSSWNDFLFAVFFSSSQNGPVTLALNNLANGALLQNYGVSMAGALFASLPTLLVYIILGKYFIGGLMSGSVKG; encoded by the coding sequence ATGACCGACGTCGTAGCCACCTCGGCGCCGGCACCGGACACCGCCGGGCGCCCGATCGACCTGCACCGCACGGTGCCCAAGAACCGGTTCTCCGTGGGTCGCACCCTCAAGTACGCCGCGCTGATCTTCTTCGTGATCATCGTGCTCATCCCGGTCTACGTGCTCCTCGTGACGAGCTTCAAGGGCACCGGCGACGCGTCGCCCGCCCGTGCGTGGTCGCTGCCCCAGGTGTGGACCCTCGAGAACTGGCAGACGGCGTGGACCGCGCTGTCCCCCGCGATCCTGCGCACGCTGCAGATGGTCGTGCCGTCCGCGATCATCGCGGCCTTCCTCGGCTCGCTCAACGGCTTCGTGCTCTCGCGCTGGTCGTTCAAGGGTTCGAACCTCGTCTTCACGCTCATCCTGTTCGGGATGTTCATCCCCTACCAGGCCGTGATGATCCCGCTCAACCAGCTCGTGCTGGACCTGGGCATCCCCAGCGGCGTGCCGTCGCTGATCCTGCTGCACGTCGTGTACGGCATCCCGATCACGACGCTCATCTTCCGCAACTACTACATGACGGTGCCGCACGAGCTCATCGAGGCCGCACGCGTCGACGGCGCCGGGATGTTCCGGACCTACTGGTCGATCATCCTGCCGATCTCGATCCCCAGCTTCGTGGTCGTGCTCATCTGGCAGTTCACCTCGTCGTGGAACGACTTCCTCTTCGCGGTGTTCTTCTCCTCGAGCCAGAACGGCCCGGTCACGCTCGCGCTGAACAACCTCGCGAACGGCGCGCTGCTGCAGAACTACGGCGTGTCCATGGCCGGTGCGCTCTTCGCGTCCCTGCCGACGCTGCTGGTGTACATCATCCTCGGCAAGTACTTCATCGGCGGACTCATGTCCGGCTCGGTCAAGGGCTGA
- a CDS encoding carbohydrate ABC transporter permease, translating to MLKSLRRAGPALLMLAPSLILVGVFVYGLIGANFTTSITDNHTAAQATGQKPSVVVWFENYFDLLGSEAFQHSLKNLVLYTVVFLAGTLVMGFLWAWMMDKPVKGEGLFRSVYLFPFAVSFVASGVVWRWLLNSNQDAQASGLNRLFQIIGLDFLQNNWWNNVTWGITAIAIPAIWQLSGYVMALFLAGFRGIPDELREAARMDGASEWKLYRHVLFPQLSPVALSALIIIGHMSLKSFDLIMSISKPANYQTKVPAVDMYVFKSSFDYANAAAVGSILLIIVAVVIVPYLVRTNRQEKR from the coding sequence ATGCTCAAGTCACTGCGACGAGCCGGCCCAGCGCTGCTGATGCTCGCCCCCTCGCTGATCCTCGTCGGCGTGTTCGTGTACGGACTGATCGGCGCGAACTTCACGACGTCGATCACGGACAACCACACCGCCGCGCAGGCCACGGGACAGAAGCCGTCCGTGGTCGTCTGGTTCGAGAACTACTTCGACCTGCTCGGCAGCGAGGCGTTCCAGCACTCGCTGAAGAACCTCGTCCTCTACACGGTGGTGTTCCTCGCGGGGACGCTCGTCATGGGCTTCCTCTGGGCGTGGATGATGGACAAGCCCGTCAAGGGCGAGGGTCTGTTCCGCTCGGTCTACCTGTTCCCCTTCGCCGTGTCGTTCGTCGCCTCCGGCGTCGTGTGGCGCTGGCTCCTCAACTCGAACCAGGACGCGCAGGCGAGCGGCCTGAACCGGCTGTTCCAGATCATCGGGCTCGACTTCCTCCAGAACAACTGGTGGAACAACGTCACCTGGGGCATCACGGCCATCGCCATCCCCGCGATCTGGCAGCTCTCCGGCTACGTCATGGCGCTGTTCCTCGCCGGGTTCCGCGGCATCCCCGACGAGCTGCGCGAGGCCGCCCGCATGGACGGCGCCAGCGAGTGGAAGCTCTACCGCCACGTGCTCTTCCCGCAGCTGTCGCCGGTCGCGCTCTCGGCGCTCATCATCATCGGTCACATGTCGCTCAAGTCGTTCGACCTGATCATGTCGATCTCGAAGCCGGCGAACTACCAGACCAAGGTGCCGGCCGTCGACATGTACGTGTTCAAGTCGAGCTTCGACTACGCGAACGCCGCGGCGGTCGGCTCGATCCTGCTGATCATCGTGGCCGTCGTCATCGTGCCCTACCTGGTCCGCACCAACCGTCAGGAGAAGCGATGA
- a CDS encoding ABC transporter substrate-binding protein, protein MRIDRRTSATVATAALVGLALAACSGGGSGDGGTGDGGASGGGDEVEVFTWWAAGSEKAGLDALVGVFNEQHPDVEFINGAVAGGAGSAAKDLLQSRLQAQDPPDTFQAHAGAELQDYIDAAQIEDVSSLYDEFGLNDVFPADLVDRLKSDDGAIYSIPSNIHRANVVWANPTVLEANGVDPAATYADLDAWMADLDKLKAAGVTPLSVATTWTQVNLLETVLLADLGAEGYNGLWDGSTDWEGAEVTAALEDFEKLMSYTNTDRDGLDWPEATQMVIDGNAAFNVMGDWAVAAFEEQGKTLGTDFTAFPVPGTDGVFDFLADSFTLPVGAPHPDGAKAWLETVGSLEGQVAFNKAKGSIPARTDADPKEFSEYQQTAIESFGNDTIVSSLAHGAAAPVATLNAISDATSKFTSGGSDLATYQSELAAAAQG, encoded by the coding sequence ATGCGAATCGATCGCAGGACGAGCGCGACGGTGGCGACGGCCGCCCTCGTGGGTCTCGCACTCGCCGCGTGCAGCGGCGGTGGTTCCGGTGACGGGGGCACCGGCGACGGAGGCGCTTCGGGGGGCGGCGACGAGGTCGAGGTCTTCACCTGGTGGGCCGCTGGCTCCGAGAAGGCGGGTCTCGACGCGCTGGTCGGCGTCTTCAACGAGCAGCACCCCGACGTGGAGTTCATCAACGGCGCGGTCGCCGGCGGCGCCGGCTCGGCCGCGAAGGACCTCCTCCAGTCCCGCCTGCAGGCGCAGGACCCGCCGGACACGTTCCAGGCGCACGCCGGTGCCGAGCTCCAGGACTACATCGACGCCGCGCAGATCGAGGACGTCTCGTCGCTGTACGACGAGTTCGGCCTCAACGACGTCTTCCCGGCCGACCTCGTCGACCGCCTCAAGTCCGACGACGGCGCGATCTACTCGATCCCGTCGAACATCCACCGCGCGAACGTCGTGTGGGCCAACCCGACGGTCCTCGAGGCCAACGGCGTCGACCCGGCCGCGACCTACGCGGACCTGGACGCCTGGATGGCGGACCTCGACAAGCTCAAGGCCGCGGGCGTCACGCCGCTGTCGGTCGCGACGACCTGGACCCAGGTCAACCTGCTCGAGACCGTGCTCCTCGCGGACCTCGGCGCCGAGGGCTACAACGGCCTGTGGGACGGCTCGACCGACTGGGAGGGCGCCGAGGTCACGGCCGCCCTCGAGGACTTCGAGAAGCTCATGAGCTACACCAACACGGACCGTGACGGGCTCGACTGGCCCGAGGCGACCCAGATGGTGATCGACGGCAACGCCGCGTTCAACGTCATGGGCGACTGGGCCGTCGCGGCGTTCGAGGAGCAGGGCAAGACGCTCGGCACCGACTTCACCGCGTTCCCCGTCCCGGGCACGGACGGCGTGTTCGACTTCCTCGCCGACTCGTTCACCCTCCCGGTGGGCGCGCCGCACCCCGACGGCGCCAAGGCGTGGCTCGAGACCGTCGGCTCGCTCGAGGGCCAGGTCGCGTTCAACAAGGCCAAGGGCTCCATCCCGGCGCGCACCGACGCCGACCCGAAGGAGTTCTCGGAGTACCAGCAGACGGCGATCGAGTCGTTCGGCAACGACACGATCGTGTCCTCGCTCGCGCACGGCGCCGCCGCCCCGGTCGCGACGCTGAACGCGATCTCCGACGCGACGAGCAAGTTCACGTCCGGTGGGTCCGACCTCGCGACCTACCAGTCCGAGCTCGCTGCCGCCGCACAGGGCTGA